Proteins from one Dama dama isolate Ldn47 chromosome 12, ASM3311817v1, whole genome shotgun sequence genomic window:
- the LOC133067414 gene encoding large ribosomal subunit protein uL22-like produces the protein MVHYSLDPENPTKSCKSRGSNLRVHFKNTRETAQAIKGMHIQKATKYLKDVTLKKQCVPFCRYNGGVGRYAQAKKWGWSQGRWPKKSAEFLLHMFKNAESNAELKGLDVDSLVIEHIQVNKAPKMRRRTYRAHGRIKPYMSSPCHIEMILTEKEQIVPKPEEEVAQKKKIPQKKLKKQKLMARE, from the coding sequence ATGGTGCACTATTCACTcgacccagaaaaccccacaaaatcatgcaaatcaagaggttcaaatcttCGTGTTCACTTTAAGAATACTCGTGAAACTGCCCAGGCCATAAAGGGTATGCATATTCAAAAAGCCACCAAGTATCTGAAAgatgtcactttaaagaagcaatgTGTGCCATTCTGTCGTTACAATGGTGGAGTTGGTAGGTATGCACAGGCCAAAAAGTGGGGCTGGTCGCAGGGTCGGTGGCCcaaaaagagtgctgaatttttactacacatgttcaaaaatgcagagagtaatgCTGAGCTTAAGGGCTTAGATGTAGATTCTCTGGTCATTGAGCACATCCAAGTGAACAAAGCCCCCAAGATGAGGCGCAGGACTTACAGAGCTCACGGTCGGATCAAGCCCTAcatgagctctccctgccacattgaaatgatccttactgaaaaagaacagattgttcctaaaccagaggaggaggttgcacagaagaaaaagataccccagaagaaactgaagaaacaaaaacttatggccCGGGAATAA